The following coding sequences are from one Gimesia chilikensis window:
- a CDS encoding acyl-CoA dehydrogenase family protein encodes MSVDLANGNPPSRFTKEFEQLTATLAQLATGAEAELNWPAEAWNALKEAGVLGWNVPVEFGGADFDSLEMTYGYIRLAEACLTTTFVLTQFNAACQRINWSSDTEFKTTVFQELVSGTKFATVGISHLTTSRQHLKKPTVSARSDENGWILDGFVPWVTGAVHADYIVTGGVCEDGTQILALVDTTAEGVDPQSPIEMLSMTGSHTGAVKLNQVQIRSEHLIAGPVEQVMKRPDGQGGAGSLTTSALALGVARRAIARLQEEAEKRADLLEIYEPLHAECAGIYREMFETLEAGTLNGTFSEKIRERSNSLVLRSSQALLAAVKGAGFVKGHPAERAIREAMFFLVWSCPQPVVHANMRELACVLD; translated from the coding sequence ATGTCTGTTGATTTAGCGAACGGGAACCCTCCCTCACGGTTTACCAAGGAATTTGAACAACTGACCGCCACCCTGGCCCAACTGGCCACTGGTGCGGAGGCTGAGTTGAACTGGCCTGCCGAAGCCTGGAACGCTCTGAAAGAGGCTGGAGTTCTGGGCTGGAATGTACCTGTTGAGTTTGGGGGAGCAGATTTTGACTCACTTGAAATGACCTATGGTTATATTCGCCTGGCAGAAGCCTGTCTCACGACAACATTCGTGCTGACCCAGTTTAATGCAGCCTGCCAGCGGATCAACTGGTCCTCGGATACTGAGTTCAAAACCACCGTATTCCAGGAACTGGTCAGCGGAACGAAGTTCGCCACCGTCGGCATTTCACATCTGACGACATCTCGCCAGCATTTAAAGAAGCCGACCGTGAGTGCGCGTTCGGATGAGAACGGCTGGATTCTCGATGGTTTCGTTCCCTGGGTCACCGGGGCCGTCCACGCCGACTACATTGTGACCGGTGGTGTCTGCGAAGATGGAACCCAGATTCTGGCACTCGTCGATACAACGGCGGAAGGCGTAGACCCGCAGTCCCCGATCGAGATGCTCTCGATGACCGGATCCCATACAGGGGCGGTCAAACTGAACCAGGTACAGATTCGCTCAGAACACCTGATTGCAGGTCCTGTGGAACAGGTGATGAAACGCCCTGATGGCCAGGGAGGCGCCGGCTCTCTGACGACCTCTGCCCTCGCACTGGGAGTGGCACGACGGGCGATCGCCCGGCTGCAGGAAGAAGCGGAAAAACGTGCAGATCTGCTCGAGATCTATGAACCCCTGCACGCAGAATGCGCGGGAATTTATCGCGAGATGTTCGAGACCCTGGAAGCAGGAACCTTGAACGGTACCTTTTCTGAGAAAATTCGCGAGCGATCGAATTCGCTGGTGCTGCGGTCTTCACAGGCGCTGCTGGCCGCTGTGAAAGGAGCGGGTTTTGTCAAAGGGCATCCCGCAGAACGGGCGATTCGTGAGGCGATGTTCTTCCTGGTCTGGTCCTGCCCGCAACCGGTCGTACATGCCAATATGCGGGAGCTTGCCTGCGTGCTAGACTGA
- a CDS encoding Na/Pi cotransporter family protein, producing the protein MFEMTTTLIGGLGIFLLGMKYMSQGLQSIAGASLKRLIGAVTNNRLLATVVGFLVTVLVQSSSVTTVMTVGFVNGGLMSLTQAIGVIMGANVGTTVTGWILVLKIGKYGLPMLGIAAFVYLFSKNERLRYVALAIMGVGMVFFGLQLMKESCKFIHEMPEFRQWFLHFQADTFLGVFQCMLVGCILTVLVQSSSATLGITISLASSGLIPFETAAALVLGENIGTTVTALLASIGTTTNARRAAYFHFLFNIGGVLWISTIFFWYVKFIPWLIDVDVTKEVVVNGEVTFPETVKAIAATHSVFNILNTLVFLPFAGNIATLLTKIVRDKPQEISHLTSLDIRILETPVLAIEQSRGEVLKMGRLCDEMVQILKRILSQDTPDPLEVEVLFQHEEELDRMQDEITSYITHLLAMDLSQEVISQGRCQLRMADEYESISDYLQRIAKFRLKLKKQGRSFDESHNDSLLEVLAMVEHQLHQVTEAYQHENRDIVDSTVHSGNEIKNKVKSLSKEHLDYLSEEKVDPYINVSYTSTLNAMRRVRDHIINLAEAMAGEK; encoded by the coding sequence ATGTTTGAAATGACGACCACCCTCATTGGCGGTCTGGGAATTTTCCTCCTGGGAATGAAGTACATGTCCCAGGGTCTTCAATCTATTGCAGGAGCCAGTTTGAAACGGCTGATTGGTGCCGTCACTAACAACCGGCTGCTGGCAACAGTTGTGGGCTTCCTGGTCACGGTTCTCGTTCAGTCCAGTTCTGTGACAACCGTGATGACTGTCGGGTTCGTCAATGGCGGCCTGATGTCACTGACACAGGCAATTGGTGTAATCATGGGCGCCAACGTCGGCACAACCGTTACCGGCTGGATTCTGGTGCTGAAGATCGGTAAGTACGGTCTCCCTATGCTGGGAATCGCAGCGTTCGTCTATCTGTTTTCCAAGAATGAACGACTGCGATACGTGGCCCTGGCGATCATGGGGGTCGGTATGGTCTTCTTCGGCTTACAGCTCATGAAAGAGTCTTGTAAGTTCATTCATGAGATGCCTGAGTTCCGCCAGTGGTTTCTGCACTTCCAGGCCGATACGTTTCTGGGCGTCTTCCAGTGTATGCTGGTGGGCTGCATTCTGACTGTGCTTGTGCAGTCCTCTTCTGCCACCCTGGGAATTACCATCTCCCTGGCATCCAGTGGTCTGATTCCCTTTGAAACGGCAGCAGCGCTCGTCCTGGGAGAAAACATTGGGACTACGGTTACCGCTCTGCTGGCTTCAATCGGTACCACAACGAATGCCCGTCGTGCTGCTTACTTCCATTTTCTGTTCAATATCGGCGGCGTGCTCTGGATTTCCACAATCTTCTTCTGGTATGTCAAATTCATTCCCTGGTTGATTGACGTCGATGTGACTAAAGAGGTCGTGGTTAACGGCGAAGTGACCTTTCCGGAAACCGTCAAAGCCATCGCGGCCACTCATTCGGTGTTCAATATTCTGAATACGCTGGTTTTCCTCCCCTTCGCGGGCAATATTGCCACGTTGCTCACCAAGATTGTCAGGGACAAACCGCAGGAAATTTCCCACCTGACCAGCCTGGATATCCGCATTCTGGAAACTCCGGTGCTGGCGATCGAACAGTCGCGGGGCGAAGTGCTCAAAATGGGCCGGCTCTGTGATGAAATGGTACAGATTCTGAAACGGATCCTTTCTCAGGACACGCCTGATCCACTGGAAGTAGAAGTCCTCTTCCAGCACGAGGAAGAGCTGGATCGGATGCAGGATGAAATCACCAGTTATATCACGCATCTGCTGGCGATGGATCTCTCCCAGGAAGTCATTTCCCAGGGTCGTTGCCAGTTGAGAATGGCGGATGAATACGAATCGATCAGCGACTACCTGCAGCGGATTGCCAAATTCCGGCTTAAACTGAAAAAGCAGGGCCGAAGCTTCGACGAATCGCATAACGATTCCCTGCTTGAAGTGCTGGCGATGGTCGAACATCAATTGCACCAGGTGACTGAGGCTTATCAGCACGAAAACCGGGACATTGTGGATTCGACCGTGCACTCCGGCAATGAGATCAAAAACAAGGTCAAGTCGCTCTCCAAAGAGCACCTGGATTACCTTTCCGAAGAGAAGGTCGATCCCTATATCAACGTCTCTTACACATCCACACTGAATGCGATGCGGCGTGTCCGGGATCACATCATCAACCTGGCTGAAGCCATGGCCGGCGAAAAGTAA